One genomic region from Leifsonia poae encodes:
- a CDS encoding DUF3054 domain-containing protein, whose amino-acid sequence MKSWRTAAVAFVIDVVLVLVFVLVGRRSHSEATSVSGIVTTLWPFLLGLLLGWLVTAAWRRPLVILWPGIPVWLMTVAVGMLLRVSVGQGVEPSFIVVAAIVLGVFLLGWRLIALPIVRRRVLRRAEQ is encoded by the coding sequence GTGAAAAGCTGGAGGACCGCGGCGGTGGCGTTCGTGATCGACGTCGTGCTCGTGCTCGTCTTCGTGCTCGTGGGTCGTCGCAGCCACAGCGAGGCCACCAGCGTGTCCGGGATCGTCACCACTCTCTGGCCGTTCCTTCTCGGGCTGCTGCTCGGCTGGCTGGTGACGGCGGCGTGGCGGCGGCCGCTCGTCATCCTGTGGCCCGGCATCCCGGTCTGGCTGATGACCGTGGCGGTCGGGATGCTGTTGCGCGTCTCCGTCGGTCAGGGCGTCGAGCCGAGTTTCATCGTGGTGGCCGCGATCGTGCTCGGTGTCTTCCTGCTCGGCTGGCGGCTCATCGCCCTGCCGATCGTGCGGCGTCGGGTGCTCCGCCGCGCCGAACAGTGA
- a CDS encoding DUF445 domain-containing protein — MTKRQALSPADQERLRALRRMKTLALALLIGMAVVFAVSFALQGRYPWLGYVRAASEGGMVGALADWFAVTALFRYPLGLRIPHTAIIPNRKDEIGVSLGEFVETNFLSDEVVSGRLASIDIAGALGGWVARPENARRVVAEAATAVRGLASLLDDDAMRDAIEAVARTHLIEPDWGPPLGRLGAKVLESGGHHDAVDLLIDRLDDWVAANPDAFGALVSGRLPSWVPSFVDRMVDDRVYTEARRFLGEVRQDPDHKLRRTLDGYLAELAERLQHDPVTIAKLEAAKGRAFDDPRMRELAASAWEATRAAVIAALTDPQSELRRRAEAALADAAARLAADPALRDRVNRWLTEAAAHLVTTYRHDLASVISDTVTGWDARETTEKIELQIGKDLQFIRINGTVVGALAGLALFTVASALLP; from the coding sequence ATGACGAAGCGACAAGCGCTCTCCCCGGCCGATCAGGAGCGGCTCCGTGCGCTGCGACGGATGAAGACTCTCGCCCTCGCCCTGCTGATCGGCATGGCGGTGGTGTTCGCGGTGTCGTTCGCGCTGCAGGGGCGGTATCCCTGGCTGGGCTACGTGCGCGCCGCGAGCGAAGGCGGCATGGTGGGCGCCCTGGCAGACTGGTTCGCCGTGACGGCCCTGTTCCGCTATCCGTTGGGGCTGCGGATCCCGCACACGGCGATCATCCCGAACCGCAAAGACGAGATCGGCGTGAGTCTCGGCGAGTTCGTGGAGACGAACTTCCTCTCGGATGAGGTCGTATCCGGTCGGCTCGCTTCGATCGACATCGCCGGTGCCCTGGGCGGCTGGGTCGCCCGCCCCGAGAATGCCCGGCGTGTGGTGGCCGAGGCGGCGACGGCCGTGCGCGGTCTCGCCTCGCTCCTCGACGACGATGCCATGCGCGATGCGATCGAGGCGGTCGCGCGCACGCATCTGATCGAACCGGATTGGGGGCCGCCGCTCGGCCGACTGGGGGCGAAGGTGCTGGAGTCGGGGGGCCACCACGACGCCGTCGACCTGCTGATCGACCGGCTCGACGATTGGGTGGCGGCAAACCCCGATGCGTTCGGCGCCCTCGTCTCCGGGCGTCTCCCCTCCTGGGTCCCTTCGTTCGTCGACCGGATGGTGGACGATCGGGTGTACACCGAGGCGCGCCGCTTTCTGGGCGAGGTGCGACAGGATCCCGACCACAAGCTGCGCCGCACGCTCGACGGCTACCTCGCCGAACTCGCCGAGCGGCTGCAGCACGACCCGGTCACGATCGCCAAGCTGGAGGCGGCTAAAGGCCGGGCCTTCGACGACCCGCGGATGCGCGAGCTCGCGGCCTCCGCCTGGGAGGCCACCCGCGCGGCGGTCATCGCGGCGCTCACCGATCCGCAGAGCGAATTGCGCCGACGCGCCGAGGCGGCCCTCGCCGACGCGGCGGCCCGCCTGGCAGCCGACCCGGCCCTGCGCGACCGGGTGAACCGCTGGCTGACCGAGGCGGCGGCCCACCTCGTCACCACCTACCGTCACGATCTCGCGAGTGTCATCAGCGACACCGTGACCGGGTGGGATGCGCGGGAGACCACCGAGAAGATCGAATTGCAGATCGGCAAAGACCTGCAGTTCATCCGGATCAACGGAACCGTGGTGGGTGCGCTCGCCGGACTCGCCCTCTTCACTGTCGCGAGTGCCCTGCTTCCTTAG